A region from the Paenibacillus humicola genome encodes:
- the folP gene encoding dihydropteroate synthase encodes MTEKHAGFHGNDAAAAAPYKRIYELDGGIRLELGERTLIMGILNATPDSFSDGGRYNSVEAAVAHARAMVEEGADIIDIGGESTRPGFDPVPLEEELRRVLPVIRAVRKALPHVPVSIDTYKAETARLALEAGAHIVNDVWGLKADPRMAQVAAEYGCPVIASHNRHARDYADLVPDVVADLRASVAIARAGGVADDAIWLDPGIGFAKTTGDNLRLMGSLGRLTSLGYPVLLGTSRKKFIRETLRLDAGEAAFGTAATVALGIAQGCQIMRVHDVRDMKRCASMADAIMYKSTTT; translated from the coding sequence ATGACGGAGAAGCATGCCGGATTTCATGGGAACGATGCCGCGGCGGCGGCCCCATACAAACGCATCTACGAGCTGGATGGCGGCATCAGGCTCGAGCTGGGCGAACGGACGCTTATTATGGGTATCCTGAACGCGACGCCGGATTCGTTTTCGGACGGAGGCCGCTACAATAGCGTGGAGGCGGCGGTCGCCCATGCGCGCGCGATGGTAGAGGAAGGCGCCGACATCATCGATATCGGCGGCGAATCGACCCGTCCCGGCTTCGACCCCGTGCCGCTCGAAGAAGAACTGCGGCGCGTGCTGCCGGTTATCCGCGCCGTGCGCAAAGCGCTTCCCCACGTGCCGGTCTCGATCGACACGTATAAGGCGGAGACCGCGCGCCTGGCGCTCGAGGCCGGCGCGCACATCGTCAACGACGTCTGGGGTCTTAAAGCCGACCCCCGAATGGCCCAGGTTGCCGCCGAATACGGCTGCCCCGTCATTGCGAGCCACAACCGGCACGCCCGCGATTACGCGGACCTGGTGCCGGATGTGGTCGCGGACCTGCGGGCGAGTGTCGCCATCGCCCGCGCCGGCGGCGTCGCCGATGACGCGATCTGGCTCGATCCGGGCATCGGCTTTGCCAAAACGACCGGCGACAACCTGCGGCTCATGGGCAGCCTCGGCCGGCTGACGTCGCTCGGCTATCCGGTGCTGCTCGGCACGTCGCGCAAAAAGTTCATCCGCGAGACGCTGCGGCTGGACGCCGGCGAGGCCGCGTTCGGCACGGCGGCGACCGTCGCGCTTGGCATCGCGCAGGGGTGCCAGATCATGCGCGTCCACGATGTCCGCGATATGAAGCGCTGTGCTTCGATGGCAGACGCCATCATGTATAAATCCACGACAACATAG
- the folB gene encoding dihydroneopterin aldolase, producing MDRMLLQGMRFFGYHGVFPEENKLGQQFYVDLELRLDLTRAAETDELEHTVNYAGIHELIKQIVEGPPFKLIEALAGGIASRVLDAYTNVNEVTVRVTKPHPPFDIQFDGVTVELSRKRGKHD from the coding sequence ATGGACCGGATGCTGCTGCAGGGTATGCGTTTTTTCGGGTATCATGGCGTGTTTCCCGAGGAAAATAAACTGGGCCAGCAATTTTACGTCGATCTTGAACTGCGGCTCGATTTAACCCGGGCGGCGGAAACCGACGAGCTGGAGCACACCGTCAATTATGCCGGCATCCACGAGTTGATCAAACAAATCGTCGAAGGGCCGCCGTTTAAGCTGATCGAAGCTTTGGCCGGCGGCATTGCATCGCGGGTGCTGGACGCTTATACTAATGTCAATGAAGTGACCGTCCGGGTAACGAAGCCGCATCCGCCGTTTGACATTCAGTTCGACGGCGTAACCGTGGAGCTTTCGAGAAAGCGTGGCAAACATGACTGA
- the folK gene encoding 2-amino-4-hydroxy-6-hydroxymethyldihydropteridine diphosphokinase produces MTEHILPHPTGAAGDRVMLAYIALGSNIGDRVHLLQEALERLDGHPRIGVERVSGVYETDPVGFTDQPPFLNMAAELRTSLDPLELLHVMLDVENELGRTREIRWGPRTIDLDLLLADDIVMTQDELTLPHPRMMERAFVLVPLRDVLPAGHPFYEKVSEAADKAASVGEEGIMLWNTINWRTVSEHSGS; encoded by the coding sequence ATGACTGAGCACATTCTGCCTCACCCAACCGGCGCGGCCGGGGATCGGGTGATGCTGGCTTATATCGCGCTTGGCTCCAACATCGGTGACCGCGTTCATCTGCTGCAGGAGGCGCTTGAGCGGCTCGACGGGCATCCTCGTATCGGTGTGGAGCGCGTATCGGGCGTTTATGAAACCGACCCGGTCGGTTTCACCGATCAACCCCCTTTTTTGAATATGGCCGCGGAGCTTCGCACCTCACTTGATCCGCTGGAGCTGCTGCATGTCATGCTCGACGTCGAGAATGAGCTGGGGCGGACAAGAGAGATCCGGTGGGGGCCGCGGACGATCGATTTGGACTTATTGCTGGCGGACGATATCGTTATGACCCAAGACGAGCTGACGCTTCCGCATCCGCGCATGATGGAACGGGCTTTCGTGCTTGTTCCTCTGCGCGATGTGCTGCCTGCCGGGCATCCTTTTTACGAAAAGGTGTCGGAGGCGGCGGACAAGGCGGCTTCGGTTGGAGAGGAAGGCATCATGTTATGGAATACGATCAATTGGCGCACCGTGTCAGAGCATTCAGGAAGCTGA
- a CDS encoding helix-turn-helix domain-containing protein, with translation MEYDQLAHRVRAFRKLKGYTQQELAEKLDLSVAVLGSLERGTRKADPKLLERICATLGISYEELTAEKKQP, from the coding sequence ATGGAATACGATCAATTGGCGCACCGTGTCAGAGCATTCAGGAAGCTGAAAGGCTACACCCAGCAGGAGCTGGCGGAGAAGCTGGACCTTTCGGTTGCCGTGCTCGGTTCGCTCGAACGGGGAACGCGAAAAGCGGACCCTAAGCTGCTGGAGCGCATATGCGCCACGCTCGGCATCAGCTACGAGGAGCTCACGGCGGAGAAGAAACAACCTTAA
- the dusB gene encoding tRNA dihydrouridine synthase DusB, with product MLKIGNIEMKNKVVLAPMAGVCNPAFRLIAKEFGCGLVCAEMVSDKAILHGNKRTMEMLFVDEREKPLSLQIFGGDRESLVEAAKVVDKQTNADIIDINMGCPVPKVTKCDAGARWLLDPNKIYEMVSAVVDSVSKPVTVKMRIGWDSEHIYAVDNARAVERAGGKAVSVHGRTREQLYTGKADWDMIKEVKQAVSIPVIGNGDVFTPEDAKKMLEHTGCDGVMIGRGALGNPWMLYRTVHYLTGGELLPDPSPREKMEIAIVHMDRLVQLKGESVAVREMRKHLAWYLKGLPGAARVKDTIMEETSRDNMVRILEQYIDSLGEDGERPAAGSGASSEEVVYH from the coding sequence ATGCTAAAAATCGGAAACATCGAGATGAAAAACAAGGTCGTGCTTGCGCCGATGGCAGGCGTGTGCAACCCGGCCTTTCGATTGATAGCCAAAGAGTTCGGCTGCGGCCTAGTTTGCGCCGAAATGGTCAGTGACAAAGCGATTTTGCACGGCAATAAGCGGACGATGGAGATGCTCTTTGTCGACGAACGCGAGAAACCGCTCAGCCTGCAAATCTTCGGCGGCGACCGGGAATCGCTGGTGGAAGCCGCGAAAGTTGTCGACAAGCAGACAAACGCGGACATTATCGACATCAACATGGGCTGTCCCGTACCGAAGGTGACAAAATGCGACGCGGGGGCCCGTTGGCTCCTCGATCCGAACAAAATCTATGAAATGGTTTCGGCTGTCGTCGATTCCGTAAGCAAGCCGGTCACCGTCAAAATGCGCATCGGCTGGGACAGCGAGCATATCTATGCCGTGGACAACGCCAGGGCCGTCGAACGCGCGGGCGGCAAAGCCGTCAGCGTCCATGGGCGGACGCGCGAACAGCTGTATACCGGCAAAGCGGATTGGGATATGATAAAAGAGGTCAAGCAAGCGGTTTCCATTCCCGTTATCGGAAACGGCGACGTCTTTACGCCGGAGGACGCCAAAAAAATGCTCGAGCATACCGGCTGCGACGGCGTCATGATCGGAAGGGGTGCGCTCGGCAATCCGTGGATGCTGTACCGTACCGTTCATTATTTGACGGGGGGCGAGCTTCTTCCCGACCCGTCGCCGCGCGAGAAAATGGAAATTGCGATCGTGCACATGGACCGGCTTGTCCAGCTGAAGGGCGAATCCGTCGCCGTCCGGGAGATGCGCAAGCATTTGGCCTGGTATTTGAAAGGACTTCCGGGAGCCGCGCGCGTCAAGGATACGATTATGGAAGAAACGAGCCGCGATAACATGGTTCGCATTTTAGAGCAGTACATCGACTCGCTCGGAGAAGACGGCGAACGTCCGGCTGCAGGATCCGGCGCCTCCTCCGAAGAGGTCGTTTATCATTAA
- the greA gene encoding transcription elongation factor GreA, with translation MSDKEIILTQDGLKKLEEELENLKSVKRREVAERIKIAIGYGDISENSEYEDAKNEQAFIEGRIITLEKMLRNARIINNDEIDIDTVSIGSIVTVQDMEYGDTMEYTIVGTAESDPLQNKISNESPVGKSILGKKKGTVVDVSVPAGIIQYKIVDIKK, from the coding sequence ATGAGCGATAAAGAGATCATTTTGACGCAGGACGGGCTCAAGAAGCTGGAGGAAGAACTCGAGAACCTGAAGTCGGTCAAGCGCCGCGAAGTCGCCGAGCGGATCAAAATCGCGATCGGTTACGGGGATATCAGCGAGAACTCCGAATACGAAGACGCCAAGAACGAGCAGGCGTTTATCGAAGGGCGCATCATCACGCTGGAGAAAATGCTTCGCAACGCCCGCATCATCAACAACGACGAAATCGACATCGATACGGTGAGCATCGGCTCGATCGTAACGGTTCAAGATATGGAATACGGCGACACGATGGAATATACGATCGTCGGGACGGCCGAATCCGATCCCCTGCAAAATAAAATTTCGAACGAAAGTCCGGTCGGCAAATCGATTCTCGGCAAGAAAAAAGGAACCGTCGTCGATGTGAGCGTTCCGGCCGGCATTATTCAATATAAAATCGTCGATATCAAGAAATAA
- the lysS gene encoding lysine--tRNA ligase translates to MEHQTQEQEISELLQIRRDKLDELRALGIDPFGRKFERSHHAKEITDAYESLSKEELEAQSIEVSVAGRIMQKRGMGKAGFAHIQDLSGKIQIYARKDTVPEAEYQAFELLDIGDIIGVRGVVFKTNTGEVSVKAKKIAVLSKSLLPLPEKYHGLKDVELRYRQRYVDLIVNPEVQQTFIARSRIIQSMRRYLDSKGYLEVETPTLHAIAGGAAARPFITHHNALDMQLYMRIAIELHLKRLIVGGMEKVYEIGRVYRNEGISTRHNPEFTMIELYEAYADYKDIMALTESLIAHIAQDVLGTTKIIYQGQEVDLAPPWRRVSMVELVKEVTGVDFTVQMTDEEAHRVAAEHHVKVEPHMTFGHIVNAFFEEFVEQTLIQPTFVTGHPVAISPLAKKSDSDPRFTDRFELFIVAREHANAFTELNDPIDQRGRFEAQLVEREQGNDEAHEMDEDFIRALEFGMPPTGGLGIGIDRLVMLLTDAPSIRDVLLFPLMRERAGE, encoded by the coding sequence GTGGAGCATCAAACGCAAGAGCAGGAAATTAGCGAGCTGCTGCAAATTCGCCGGGATAAGCTGGACGAGCTGCGCGCGCTCGGCATCGATCCGTTCGGCCGTAAGTTTGAGCGGAGCCACCATGCGAAGGAGATTACCGACGCTTACGAGAGTCTGAGCAAGGAGGAGCTGGAAGCTCAGAGCATCGAGGTCAGCGTTGCGGGCCGAATCATGCAGAAGCGGGGAATGGGCAAAGCGGGTTTTGCGCATATCCAGGACTTAAGCGGCAAAATTCAAATTTATGCGCGCAAGGATACCGTACCGGAAGCCGAATATCAAGCCTTCGAGCTTCTCGATATCGGCGACATTATTGGCGTTCGCGGCGTCGTGTTCAAGACGAACACCGGCGAAGTGTCCGTCAAGGCGAAAAAAATTGCCGTTTTAAGCAAATCGCTTTTGCCGCTGCCCGAGAAATATCATGGGCTCAAGGATGTCGAGCTTCGTTATCGTCAGCGCTACGTCGATCTGATCGTCAATCCGGAGGTTCAGCAAACGTTTATTGCGCGTTCCCGCATTATTCAATCCATGCGCCGTTATCTCGATTCCAAAGGCTATCTGGAGGTCGAGACGCCGACGCTGCACGCCATTGCCGGCGGTGCCGCTGCGCGTCCTTTCATTACGCATCATAATGCACTCGACATGCAGCTTTATATGAGGATCGCGATCGAGCTTCATTTGAAAAGGCTGATCGTCGGCGGGATGGAGAAGGTGTATGAAATCGGCCGCGTTTATCGGAACGAAGGGATCTCCACCCGGCATAACCCCGAGTTTACGATGATTGAGCTGTATGAAGCTTACGCCGATTACAAAGATATTATGGCGCTTACCGAATCACTGATCGCGCATATTGCGCAGGACGTGCTAGGAACGACGAAAATCATCTACCAGGGCCAAGAAGTGGATCTGGCTCCGCCGTGGCGCCGCGTATCCATGGTCGAACTGGTCAAAGAAGTGACGGGCGTCGACTTCACCGTCCAAATGACCGACGAGGAAGCTCACCGGGTGGCCGCGGAGCATCATGTCAAAGTGGAGCCTCACATGACGTTCGGTCATATCGTGAACGCTTTTTTCGAAGAGTTTGTCGAGCAGACGCTCATTCAGCCGACGTTTGTCACCGGGCATCCGGTCGCGATTTCCCCATTGGCGAAAAAAAGCGACAGCGATCCCCGGTTCACCGACCGGTTCGAGCTGTTTATCGTAGCTCGCGAGCATGCCAATGCGTTTACCGAGCTGAACGACCCGATCGATCAGCGCGGACGCTTCGAAGCGCAGCTGGTCGAACGCGAGCAGGGAAATGACGAGGCGCACGAGATGGACGAAGATTTTATTCGGGCGCTGGAATTCGGCATGCCGCCGACCGGCGGGCTCGGTATCGGCATCGACCGGCTGGTCATGCTGTTGACGGACGCGCCGTCGATCCGGGATGTCCTGCTGTTTCCGCTTATGCGCGAGCGGGCCGGAGAATGA
- the guaB gene encoding IMP dehydrogenase — protein MWETKFAKEGLTFDDVLLVPRRSDILPREVNVSTSLSEHVKLNIPLMSAGMDSVTESALAIAMAREGGIGIIHKNMSAQQQAEEVDRVKRSESGVITNPFSLTPDHHVYDAEELMGKYRISGVPVVDGDGKLVGIITNRDLRFNHDFSMKISEVMTSENLVTAPVGTTLQQAEVLLQQHKIEKLPLVDDTNTLKGLITIKDIEKAIQFPNAAKDRQGRLLCGAAVGIAKDTMERAEALVQAGIDVLVVDTAHGHHKNVLETVRKLRAKYPDLVIVAGNVATGDGTRDLIEAGASVVKVGMGPGSICTTRVIAGIGVPQITAIYDCASVAREYKVPIIADGGIKYSGDVTKAIAAGASAIMIGSLFAGTEESPGESEIYQGRRFKVYRGMGSLGAMKEGSKDRYFQENENKLVPEGIEGRVAYKGPLADTVHQLIGGLRSGMGYCGTKNLDELKYDSQFVRITNAGLRESHPHDVQITKEAPNYSL, from the coding sequence GTGTGGGAAACCAAATTCGCCAAAGAGGGATTAACCTTTGACGATGTGCTGCTCGTGCCCCGCAGATCGGATATTTTACCGCGGGAAGTCAATGTATCGACAAGCCTCAGCGAGCACGTAAAATTAAACATTCCGCTGATGAGCGCGGGGATGGATTCCGTAACGGAATCGGCTTTGGCGATTGCGATGGCGCGGGAGGGCGGCATCGGCATCATTCATAAGAATATGTCGGCACAGCAGCAGGCCGAAGAAGTCGATCGGGTGAAGCGCTCGGAGAGCGGTGTCATCACGAACCCGTTTTCGCTGACGCCGGATCATCATGTATACGATGCGGAAGAGCTGATGGGTAAATATCGGATATCGGGCGTACCGGTCGTAGACGGCGACGGCAAACTGGTCGGGATTATCACCAACCGCGATTTGCGTTTTAACCATGATTTTTCGATGAAAATCAGCGAAGTGATGACCTCCGAAAATCTGGTTACCGCACCGGTCGGCACGACCCTGCAGCAAGCGGAAGTGCTGCTCCAACAGCATAAGATCGAGAAGCTGCCTTTAGTGGATGATACGAATACGCTTAAAGGCCTTATTACAATAAAGGATATCGAGAAGGCGATTCAGTTCCCGAATGCGGCGAAGGACCGCCAGGGCAGGCTGCTGTGCGGCGCCGCGGTCGGGATAGCTAAAGATACGATGGAACGCGCGGAGGCACTTGTACAAGCCGGTATCGACGTTCTGGTCGTCGATACGGCCCACGGGCATCATAAAAATGTATTGGAGACGGTGCGTAAACTGCGTGCCAAATATCCGGATCTGGTCATCGTTGCCGGCAACGTCGCGACCGGCGACGGCACCCGCGACCTGATCGAAGCCGGGGCTTCCGTCGTGAAAGTGGGCATGGGTCCGGGATCGATCTGCACGACGCGTGTTATTGCCGGCATCGGCGTGCCGCAAATTACCGCCATCTATGACTGCGCCTCTGTCGCGCGGGAATACAAGGTGCCGATTATTGCCGACGGCGGCATCAAATATTCCGGCGACGTGACGAAGGCGATAGCGGCCGGAGCCAGCGCAATCATGATCGGCAGCCTGTTTGCGGGCACCGAGGAAAGCCCGGGCGAGTCCGAAATTTATCAGGGACGCCGCTTCAAGGTTTATCGGGGAATGGGATCGCTGGGCGCCATGAAAGAGGGCAGCAAGGACCGCTATTTTCAGGAAAACGAAAACAAGCTGGTCCCCGAAGGCATCGAAGGCCGTGTTGCGTATAAGGGACCGCTTGCGGATACGGTGCATCAGCTGATCGGAGGGCTGCGTTCCGGCATGGGGTACTGCGGTACGAAAAATTTGGACGAGCTGAAGTACGATTCGCAGTTCGTCCGGATTACGAATGCCGGCTTGCGCGAAAGCCATCCGCATGACGTGCAGATTACGAAAGAGGCGCCGAATTACTCGCTTTAA
- a CDS encoding D-alanyl-D-alanine carboxypeptidase family protein: MKRNKGPVRLKPVMSAMLALWLFVMIVGANSAFAADNSEFVENSLGLNVQSAILIDADTGQVLYEVNQDAVRPPASMTKMMTEYIVLDEIKAGRLKWDTVVTVTKEAASTPADGSQVYLAEGEKYTVKDLYIAMAVGSANDATVALADAIGGTEQGFVQKMNDMAKKLGITSAHYTSATGLADTTVISAADQAKFARLLLKNHPEFLDYSKIPSYKFRPRDKDPMINYNWMLATNKDIPNFRMYAYPGVDGMKTGFISKAGYCFTGTAKQGDLRLIGVVMGTKSEGARFLEMAKLFDYGFNNFEKKTLVNPKSVVDSAQTVTIKKGASTEVPIVTQSEVSLLVKKGSNTQLGAPKVSLKTDLVAPIAAGTAVGTATYTYKDPDTGTTITKSVNLITAEDAEKASWWRLMFRSIGNFFVGLFKGIVNLF, from the coding sequence TTGAAACGGAACAAGGGACCGGTGCGTCTGAAGCCGGTAATGTCCGCTATGCTGGCCTTATGGCTTTTTGTGATGATCGTCGGTGCGAATTCGGCATTTGCCGCGGATAATTCCGAATTTGTCGAAAATTCGCTGGGATTAAATGTTCAATCGGCCATATTGATCGATGCGGACACGGGTCAAGTGCTGTACGAAGTGAACCAGGATGCCGTTCGGCCTCCGGCCAGCATGACCAAAATGATGACGGAATACATTGTGCTCGATGAAATTAAAGCTGGACGCCTGAAATGGGATACGGTGGTCACCGTTACGAAGGAGGCGGCATCGACGCCTGCGGACGGTTCGCAAGTGTATTTGGCCGAAGGAGAGAAATATACCGTCAAGGATTTGTATATTGCGATGGCGGTAGGCTCGGCCAACGATGCGACCGTCGCGCTTGCCGATGCCATCGGGGGCACGGAACAGGGCTTTGTTCAGAAAATGAACGATATGGCCAAAAAGCTGGGAATCACGTCGGCCCATTACACAAGCGCGACCGGCCTAGCCGATACAACGGTTATCTCCGCGGCGGACCAAGCTAAATTTGCCCGGCTGCTGCTGAAGAATCATCCCGAGTTTCTGGACTATTCGAAAATTCCTTCCTATAAATTTCGGCCGCGAGATAAAGATCCGATGATCAATTATAACTGGATGCTTGCAACGAACAAGGATATTCCGAATTTTCGTATGTATGCTTATCCGGGCGTGGACGGGATGAAGACCGGTTTCATCAGCAAAGCCGGCTATTGCTTCACGGGTACGGCCAAACAAGGCGATTTGCGGCTGATCGGGGTCGTGATGGGCACGAAATCCGAAGGCGCGCGTTTTCTGGAGATGGCGAAGCTGTTCGATTACGGGTTCAACAACTTCGAGAAGAAAACGCTTGTGAATCCGAAATCGGTAGTAGATTCTGCACAAACGGTCACAATAAAGAAAGGTGCATCTACGGAGGTGCCCATCGTCACGCAGTCGGAGGTGTCGCTGCTCGTTAAGAAAGGCAGCAATACGCAGCTTGGCGCACCGAAGGTTTCGCTTAAAACCGATCTGGTGGCGCCGATCGCGGCCGGAACGGCGGTCGGTACGGCGACTTACACCTATAAGGATCCGGATACCGGTACGACGATTACGAAATCGGTCAATCTGATTACGGCGGAGGACGCGGAGAAGGCAAGCTGGTGGCGGCTCATGTTCCGCTCGATCGGAAACTTCTTCGTCGGCTTGTTTAAAGGAATCGTGAATCTGTTTTAA